A genomic region of Dreissena polymorpha isolate Duluth1 chromosome 4, UMN_Dpol_1.0, whole genome shotgun sequence contains the following coding sequences:
- the LOC127880326 gene encoding uncharacterized protein LOC127880326 produces MDQRLQTFEDRPSKRSVSKEDLASQGFIYDPCVISDTRENFSDTIFNCVRCVFCNAHISIWNMDKVDVRVRHRQLCPACPFVFDWNMNKEEIVRLSHRRFGRACPFEFEFLDYELCDRYLENEFEKQYERDNYGIVETESDQDVHSSDDIQKYSNKSVESLQTKDDQKYDEYDNYSDLDELLMAKIDKTCTRTRYKSYQKQTEKQRKKAENRLKKKRRTKIRNAKRDQKQTYYQDRIDDDNYIPQKGSNDQDVKKHDRKMCWVCRTNDAGDILEEQVFESYEQFYQKQKYYRGEIDDDNHIFQKGSNDQDAEIHDRKMCWVCRSRDIDDMIEDQFLQSYEQFLDDQYREETNFYSDEISGIDDEKQNQVERLWDEETEYIYFSDYEAFVQYMDEYERQHPCICIGSLGVFSITLRLKTFEYKQS; encoded by the coding sequence atggaccagagacttcaaacctttgaagacaggccatccaaacgcagcgtgtcaaaggaagacctggctagccaagggttcatctacgacccttgtgtcatctccgacacgagagagaatttctccgacactatttttaattgcgttagatgcgtgttttgcaatgcgcacatttccatttggaacatggacaaagtagatgtgagagttaggcatcgacagctgtgccccgcttgtccttttgtgttcgattggaacatgaacaaagaagaaatagtgagactcagtcatcgacggtttggtcgtgcttgtccttttgaatttgaatttcttgactatgagttatgcgataggtacttggaaaacgagtttgaaaagcaatatgaaagagataattatggaattgtggaaacagaaagcgatcaagatgttcattctagcgatgatatccaaaaatattcaaataaatcggtagaaagtcttcaaacaaaagatgaccaaaagtatgacgaatacgataattatagtgatttggatgagctgctaatggcgaaaattgacaagacttgtactcgtacccgctacaaatcttatcaaaaacaaactgaaaagcagcgtaaaaaggctgaaaacaggctgaaaaagaaacgaagaacaaaaatacgcaatgcaaaacgagatcaaaagcaaacatattaccaggacagaatcgacgatgataattacatacctcaaaaaggttccaatgatcaagatgtaaagaaacatgatagaaaaatgtgttgggtttgcagaactaatgatgctggcgatatactggaagaacaggttttcgaatcttacgaacagttttatcaaaagcaaaaatattaccggggcgaaatcgacgatgataatcacatatttcaaaagggttccaatgatcaagatgcagagatacatgatagaaaaatgtgttgggtttgcagaagccgtgatatcgatgatatgatagaagatcagtttttgcaatcttacgaacAGTTTTTGGACGACCAATATAGAGAAGAAACCAATTTTTATTCGGACGAAATCAGTGGCATCgatgatgaaaaacaaaatcaggttGAACGTCTATGGGATGAAGAGaccgagtatatttatttttctgactatgaggcattcgttcaatacatggatgaatatgagaggcaacatccatgtatttgtataggaagtttaggtgtattttcgataacgctacgactcaaaacatttgaatataagcaatcataa